The following proteins come from a genomic window of Miscanthus floridulus cultivar M001 chromosome 2, ASM1932011v1, whole genome shotgun sequence:
- the LOC136539486 gene encoding mitochondrial inner membrane protein OXA1-like, producing MAFAARRSIATRLSHHLTRHLHPCVPHALTSHSLDEQASPSPPLPLPPLHAPLQQRSIAAQTLGFLPFSLHLAGPTRRSFSSSAPAPDPNLEAAPAAEVDAAGVLADAAEAAASVPAPFPGEVAAAAADSFPPVAALQHMIDAIHTFTGLNWWACIALTTLIIRSATIPLLVNQLKATTKLRAINPEMEAIKDQMDSMDPKSAQEGQAKMKALFKKHGVSPLTPMKGLLIQGPMFMSFYFAISNMVEKVPSFKGGGALWFTDLTTPDSLYLLPVLTGLTFLATVELNLQEGMEGNPMAGKMKYFSRGMAVLTVPFTMNFAKAIFCYWITSNIFTLLYGIVTRRPAVRMWFNLPALEVQPSFTAKPIFNMFGGSKAIPAAESPVAIAGAQRSGLGQPDAAALGYKVKNLEQKVKSRGKSLKHR from the exons ATGGCGTTCGCCGCGCGGAGGAGCATCGCCACCCGGCTGTCTCACCATCTCACCCGCCACCTCCATCCCTGCGTTCCACACGCGCTTACCTCCCACTCCCTTGACGAGCAGGCGAGCCCCTCGccgccgctcccgctcccgccacTTCACGCCCCGCTCCAGCAACGTTCTATAGCGGCCCAAACCCTAGGCTTTCTCCCTTTCTCGCTCCACCTCGCGGGACCAACGCGCCGCAGCTTCTCGTCCTCGGCCCCCGCGCCCGACCCCAACCTCGAGGCCGCACCAGCCGCCGAGGTCGATGCCGCGGGCGTCCTTGCAGATGcagcggaggcggcggcgtcAGTGCCGGCGCCGTTCCCGGGGGAGGTAGCCGCCGCGGCTGCCGACTCGTTCCCCCCGGTTGCCGCACTTCAGCACATGATCGACGCCATCCATACCTTTACCGGGCTGAACTG GTGGGCGTGCATCGCACTGACAACGCTTATTATCCGGAGCGCCACGATCCCGTTGCTTGTGAACCAGTTGAAGGCCACGACGAAGCTAAGA GCAATAAATCCAGAGATGGAAGCCATTAAAGACCAGATGGAT AGTATGGATCCAAAATCAGCACAGGAGGGACAAGCTAAAATGAAAGCGCTGTTCAAAAA ACATGGTGTTAGTCCACTTACTCCAATGAAAGGACTCCTGATCCAAGGGCCAATGTTCATGAGCTTTTACTTTGCT ATATCAAACATGGTTGAGAAAGTACCTTCATTCAAAGGAGGTGGAGCATTGTGGTTTACTGACCTGACGACTCCAGATTCTCTTTACCTCTTGCCTGTGTTAACAGGACTGACCTTCTTGGCCACAGTGGAG CTTAACTTGCAAGAAGGAATGGAGGGAAATCCTATGGCTGGTAAAATGAAGTACTTTTCTAGAGGAATGGCTGTTTTGACAGTCCCATTTACAATGAATTTTGCTAAG GCAATTTTCTGTTACTGGATCACATCAAACATATTCACCCTATTATATGGTATTG TTACCCGGCGGCCAGCTGTGAGGATGTGGTTTAATCTTCCTGCTTTGGAAGTTCAGCCTTCGTTCACGGCAAAGCCAATCTTCAATATGTTTGGCGGATCTAAGGCAATACCAGCCGCAGAGTCACCAGTAGCAATCGCAGGAGCCCAGCGATCTGGTCTGGGCCAACCTGATGCTGCTGCTCTTGGCTACAAGGTCAAAAATCTTGAACAGAAAGTGAAATCCAGGGGTAAATCTCTGAAACACAGGTAA
- the LOC136539487 gene encoding actin-depolymerizing factor 10 isoform X1 — protein sequence MDKVTAAAALPWGGGSPAWIDVPERSKSAFMELKRRKVHRYVIFKIDDRTEEIVVEKTGAPGESYDDFTASLPADDCRYAVYDLDFVSDDNCRKSKIFFISWSPSDSRIRAKTIYAVSRNQFRHELDGVHFEIQATDPDDMDLEVLRGRANRT from the exons ATGGACAAGGTTACGGCGGCCGCCGCGTTGCCATGG GGAGGCGGTTCCCCGGCGTGGATCGACGTGCCGGAACGGAGCAAGAGCGCGTTCATGGAGCTGAAGCGGAGGAAGGTCCACCGGTACGTGATCTTCAAGATCGACGACAGGACGGAGGAGATCGTCGTCGAGAAGACCGGTGCGCCCGGGGAGAGCTACGACGACTTCACGGCGTCGCTGCCGGCCGATGACTGCCGGTACGCCGTCTACGACCTGGATTTCGTCAGCGACGACAACTGCAGGAAAAGCAAGATCTTCTTCATCTCCTG GTCGCCTTCAGATTCTCGCATCCGTGCCAAGACCATATATGCCGTGTCAAGGAACCAATTCCGTCATGAGCTTGATGGGGTGCACTTTGAGATCCAAGCCACTGACCCTGATGACATGGATCTGGAAGTTCTCAGGGGCCGTGCTAACAGAACCTGA
- the LOC136539487 gene encoding actin-depolymerizing factor 10 isoform X2 has product MEVLGFAAMGGGSPAWIDVPERSKSAFMELKRRKVHRYVIFKIDDRTEEIVVEKTGAPGESYDDFTASLPADDCRYAVYDLDFVSDDNCRKSKIFFISWSPSDSRIRAKTIYAVSRNQFRHELDGVHFEIQATDPDDMDLEVLRGRANRT; this is encoded by the exons ATGGAGGTTCTTGGGTTCGCGGCAATG GGAGGCGGTTCCCCGGCGTGGATCGACGTGCCGGAACGGAGCAAGAGCGCGTTCATGGAGCTGAAGCGGAGGAAGGTCCACCGGTACGTGATCTTCAAGATCGACGACAGGACGGAGGAGATCGTCGTCGAGAAGACCGGTGCGCCCGGGGAGAGCTACGACGACTTCACGGCGTCGCTGCCGGCCGATGACTGCCGGTACGCCGTCTACGACCTGGATTTCGTCAGCGACGACAACTGCAGGAAAAGCAAGATCTTCTTCATCTCCTG GTCGCCTTCAGATTCTCGCATCCGTGCCAAGACCATATATGCCGTGTCAAGGAACCAATTCCGTCATGAGCTTGATGGGGTGCACTTTGAGATCCAAGCCACTGACCCTGATGACATGGATCTGGAAGTTCTCAGGGGCCGTGCTAACAGAACCTGA